One window of Penaeus chinensis breed Huanghai No. 1 chromosome 1, ASM1920278v2, whole genome shotgun sequence genomic DNA carries:
- the LOC125025721 gene encoding ragulator complex protein LAMTOR3-like isoform X1 has translation MVEDMRKFLVELLHRTDNLLGIVITDRDGVQLLKVFKDDAPDLGMRPAYLSTFGMATDQAGKLGMGKNNKMVCIYGNYQVVHFNKLPLVVTVIGTSTANTGLLMDLENEFSHIVSQLTHVVDGI, from the exons gATATGAGAAAATTCCTTGTGGAGCTGTTGCACAG GACAGACAACCTTCTTGGTATTGTGATAACCGATCGAGATGGTGTGCAGTTGTTAAAAG TTTTTAAAGATGACGCCCCAGATTTGGGCATGCGGCCAGCCTATCTCTCCACTTTTGGCATGGCAACTGATCAAGCAGGAAAACTTGGCATGGGCAAAAATAACAAGATGGTGTGTATTTATGGAAATTACCAG GTAGTGCACTTCAATAAACTGCCGCTTGTGGTAACTGTTATAGGGACAAGTACAGCAAACACAGGCTTGCTCATGGACCTTGAGAACGAATTTTCACACATAGTATCACAGCTCACGCATGTCGTTGATGGTATTTAG
- the LOC125025721 gene encoding ragulator complex protein LAMTOR3-like isoform X2, whose translation MTKDMRKFLVELLHRTDNLLGIVITDRDGVQLLKVFKDDAPDLGMRPAYLSTFGMATDQAGKLGMGKNNKMVCIYGNYQVVHFNKLPLVVTVIGTSTANTGLLMDLENEFSHIVSQLTHVVDGI comes from the exons gATATGAGAAAATTCCTTGTGGAGCTGTTGCACAG GACAGACAACCTTCTTGGTATTGTGATAACCGATCGAGATGGTGTGCAGTTGTTAAAAG TTTTTAAAGATGACGCCCCAGATTTGGGCATGCGGCCAGCCTATCTCTCCACTTTTGGCATGGCAACTGATCAAGCAGGAAAACTTGGCATGGGCAAAAATAACAAGATGGTGTGTATTTATGGAAATTACCAG GTAGTGCACTTCAATAAACTGCCGCTTGTGGTAACTGTTATAGGGACAAGTACAGCAAACACAGGCTTGCTCATGGACCTTGAGAACGAATTTTCACACATAGTATCACAGCTCACGCATGTCGTTGATGGTATTTAG